In Salinibacterium sp. ZJ70, one DNA window encodes the following:
- a CDS encoding rhamnulokinase family protein: MSVVREGVVAAVDLGATSGRVVLGRISRDGIRIEEVARFPNAPVRTPDGLHWSVSQLYRDVVEGLAEAARRAPDLVSIGIDSWAVDYALLREGRTLGEPYSYRDERNHAAVDIVHRLVSAEELYARNGLQHLPFTTLFQLTADRTAGTLALADGLLLLPDLLAFWLTGTAVAERTNASTTGLLNVSTREWDAELAERLGVPVSILSPLVEPGTVLGPLLPSALRGTGATDAVVTAVGSHDTASAVVAVPSRDRDIAYVSCGTWSLVGVECDEPVLSEAGRAAGFTNEGGVDGRVRYLHNVMGLWLLSESVRDWERSGERIDLVRLLTEAEAVTAAVPLFDADDPTFLSPGSMPDRIRAWFADRGLTPPGSRAELVRSIIESLAAAYAQTIRKASELTRVEVRAVHIVGGGSQNTLLCQRTADATGLPVIAGPVEATAIGNVLVQARAHGLVEGDLAVLRTLVADTFPLTRYAPRD; the protein is encoded by the coding sequence ATGAGCGTCGTCCGCGAGGGCGTCGTGGCGGCCGTCGATCTGGGGGCGACGAGCGGTCGAGTGGTTCTCGGGCGGATCTCACGCGACGGCATCAGGATCGAGGAGGTCGCGCGGTTCCCGAACGCGCCCGTGCGCACGCCCGACGGCCTGCACTGGTCGGTCAGCCAGCTGTACCGCGACGTGGTCGAAGGACTGGCGGAGGCGGCGCGGCGCGCCCCTGACCTCGTCTCGATCGGCATCGACTCGTGGGCCGTCGACTATGCGCTGCTGCGCGAGGGGCGAACGCTCGGCGAACCGTACTCGTACCGCGACGAGCGCAACCACGCCGCGGTCGACATCGTTCACCGCCTCGTGAGCGCCGAGGAGCTGTACGCCCGCAACGGCTTGCAGCACCTGCCGTTCACGACACTCTTCCAACTCACCGCCGACCGCACCGCGGGCACCCTCGCTCTCGCCGACGGCCTGCTGCTGCTGCCTGACCTGCTCGCCTTCTGGCTCACCGGCACCGCTGTCGCAGAGCGCACGAACGCCTCGACGACAGGGCTGCTGAACGTGTCCACGCGCGAGTGGGACGCCGAGCTCGCCGAACGCCTCGGCGTGCCGGTCAGCATCCTGTCCCCGCTCGTCGAGCCGGGCACGGTGCTCGGCCCGCTGCTGCCCAGCGCGCTGCGCGGCACCGGCGCGACGGATGCGGTGGTCACCGCCGTCGGCTCGCACGACACGGCGAGCGCTGTGGTCGCCGTGCCGTCGAGGGATCGCGACATCGCGTACGTGTCGTGCGGCACCTGGTCGCTCGTGGGGGTCGAATGCGACGAGCCTGTTCTGAGCGAGGCGGGACGCGCCGCCGGCTTCACGAACGAGGGCGGCGTCGACGGGCGCGTACGGTACCTGCACAACGTCATGGGGCTCTGGCTGCTGTCCGAGTCGGTGCGCGACTGGGAGCGATCCGGCGAGCGCATCGACCTCGTCCGGCTCCTCACCGAGGCGGAGGCAGTCACAGCCGCGGTGCCGCTCTTCGACGCCGACGATCCCACGTTCCTCTCACCCGGCAGCATGCCCGACCGCATCCGCGCGTGGTTCGCGGATCGCGGGCTCACTCCCCCGGGGTCGCGCGCGGAGCTCGTGCGCTCGATCATCGAGAGTCTCGCCGCAGCCTATGCGCAGACGATCCGCAAGGCATCCGAACTCACCCGCGTCGAGGTTCGAGCCGTGCACATCGTAGGAGGCGGATCGCAGAACACGCTGCTCTGCCAACGCACCGCCGACGCCACGGGCCTCCCCGTGATCGCCGGCCCTGTCGAGGCGACCGCGATCGGCAACGTGCTCGTGCAGGCGCGCGCCCACGGTCTCGTGGAGGGCGATCTCGCGGTGCTCCGCACCCTCGTGGCCGACACGTTCCCGCTCACGCGCTACGCGCCGCGCGACTGA
- a CDS encoding peroxiredoxin, whose product MSEITPSPVRLAEGIDAPDFTLSDQDGNPVTLSELRGRKVILYFYGEAGTPACTAQACDFRDRLDDFAAEGYQVIGVSRDEVPAIAKMVREESLTFPLLADPTREVHGLYGTFGEKQLYGRTVQGVIRATFVIDEQGIIERAFYNIKATGHVAMLRKRLKLAS is encoded by the coding sequence ATGTCTGAAATCACGCCCAGTCCCGTCCGTCTTGCTGAGGGAATCGACGCCCCCGACTTCACCCTCTCCGACCAGGATGGCAACCCCGTCACGCTCTCCGAGCTCCGCGGCCGCAAGGTCATCCTCTACTTCTACGGCGAGGCCGGCACCCCCGCGTGCACCGCCCAGGCGTGCGATTTCCGCGACCGCCTCGACGATTTCGCCGCCGAGGGCTACCAGGTGATCGGCGTCTCGCGCGACGAGGTGCCTGCGATCGCGAAGATGGTGCGCGAGGAGAGTCTCACCTTCCCGCTGCTCGCCGACCCGACCCGCGAGGTGCACGGGCTGTACGGCACCTTCGGCGAGAAGCAGCTCTACGGGCGCACCGTGCAGGGCGTCATCCGCGCCACGTTCGTGATCGACGAGCAGGGCATCATCGAGCGCGCCTTCTACAACATCAAGGCCACGGGTCACGTCGCGATGCTGCGCAAGCGACTGAAGCTCGCCAGCTAG
- a CDS encoding WhiB family transcriptional regulator — protein sequence MDWRDKAACLTVDPELFFPVGNTGPAVDQIEKAKSVCGRCTVSEQCLQYALETNQDSGVWGGLSEDERRALKRRAARARRAS from the coding sequence ATGGACTGGCGTGACAAGGCCGCCTGCCTCACCGTCGACCCCGAGCTGTTCTTCCCTGTGGGGAACACCGGACCCGCCGTCGACCAGATCGAGAAGGCCAAAAGTGTCTGCGGTCGGTGCACTGTCTCCGAACAGTGCCTGCAGTACGCACTCGAGACGAACCAGGACTCGGGAGTGTGGGGCGGTCTGAGCGAAGACGAGCGTCGCGCACTCAAGCGCCGCGCCGCCCGCGCGCGCCGCGCCTCCTGA
- a CDS encoding sensor histidine kinase translates to MSTLSELMLAQGRSTEADVEWLHLLVADGQLLADLAFADIVLWVPSASGSFVAVAHSRPSSAATLFYRDFVGQEIKPEWRAQVTQAFEEVRIVDTSAPDWYEETPTRVRAVPVLRRLSPSGSATTDEPIAVLTRHTNLSEARTPSRQELTFNQCADDLFGMIARGDFPDLGAPTLPRRGAPRAADGLIRLDVDGIVTFASPNALSGFNRMGFTDELEGESLAEVATTVLQGKLTVDESLPLVVTGRAPWRTDIEARGITITLRAIPLRIKGQRVGAIVLTRDVTEVRHQEQELITKDATIREIHHRVKNNLQTVASLLRIQSRRTHNDVARDALTQAMRRVTAIAVVHDTLSTGLSQNVDFDDVFDRVLLLVAEVASSHNTTVRPRKTGSFGTLPSEYATPLALALTELVTNAVEHGLAERDGEVVISAKRKTDGLSVRVRDNGVGLPEGKVGSGLGTQIVRTLIQGELGGTIDWHTLEGEGTEVTIEVPLLYLNKSQA, encoded by the coding sequence GTGTCAACGCTCTCCGAGCTCATGCTCGCCCAAGGTCGCTCGACTGAGGCCGATGTCGAATGGCTCCACCTGCTCGTCGCGGACGGTCAGCTGCTCGCGGACCTCGCCTTCGCCGACATCGTGCTCTGGGTGCCGAGTGCATCCGGCAGCTTCGTCGCGGTCGCGCACTCGCGCCCCTCGTCGGCGGCAACGCTGTTCTACCGCGACTTCGTGGGCCAGGAGATCAAGCCGGAGTGGCGTGCGCAGGTGACGCAGGCGTTCGAGGAAGTGCGCATCGTGGACACCTCGGCACCCGACTGGTACGAGGAGACCCCTACGCGCGTACGTGCCGTGCCCGTGCTCCGACGCCTCAGCCCGTCCGGTTCGGCGACCACCGACGAGCCGATCGCGGTGCTCACCCGCCACACGAACCTCTCCGAGGCGCGCACCCCCAGCCGTCAGGAGCTCACCTTCAACCAGTGCGCAGACGACCTGTTCGGCATGATCGCTCGCGGCGACTTCCCCGACCTCGGTGCCCCCACCCTTCCCCGCCGTGGGGCGCCCCGCGCGGCGGACGGCCTCATCCGCCTCGACGTGGACGGCATCGTGACGTTCGCGAGCCCCAACGCCCTCTCGGGTTTCAACCGCATGGGTTTCACGGATGAGCTGGAAGGCGAATCGCTCGCCGAGGTGGCGACGACCGTGCTGCAGGGCAAGCTCACCGTCGACGAGTCGCTGCCGCTCGTCGTCACCGGTCGCGCGCCCTGGCGCACCGACATCGAGGCGCGCGGCATCACGATCACCCTGCGTGCCATCCCGCTGCGCATCAAGGGCCAACGTGTCGGCGCGATCGTGCTCACGCGCGACGTCACCGAGGTGCGTCACCAGGAGCAGGAGCTCATCACCAAGGATGCGACGATCCGCGAGATCCACCACCGGGTGAAGAACAACCTGCAGACGGTGGCCTCGCTGCTGCGCATTCAGAGCCGCCGCACCCACAACGACGTCGCCCGCGACGCGCTCACGCAGGCCATGCGCCGCGTCACCGCGATCGCGGTCGTGCACGACACGCTCTCCACAGGGCTCAGCCAGAACGTCGACTTCGACGACGTCTTCGATCGCGTGCTTCTGCTCGTGGCCGAAGTCGCGTCGAGCCACAACACAACCGTGCGGCCCCGCAAGACCGGCTCGTTCGGCACGCTGCCCTCGGAGTATGCGACGCCGCTCGCTCTGGCCCTCACCGAACTGGTCACGAACGCCGTCGAGCACGGGCTCGCGGAGCGCGACGGCGAGGTCGTCATCTCGGCGAAGCGCAAGACCGATGGCCTCTCGGTGCGCGTGCGCGACAACGGCGTCGGCCTGCCGGAAGGCAAGGTCGGATCCGGACTCGGCACGCAGATCGTGCGCACCCTCATCCAGGGCGAACTCGGCGGAACGATCGACTGGCACACGCTCGAGGGCGAAGGCACCGAGGTGACCATCGAGGTGCCGCTGCTCTACCTCAACAAGTCGCAGGCGTAG
- a CDS encoding ParA family protein codes for MLIALAVPFDVEQRLTESAAHHGHEVAVVASGGDELALRLPHLPVERVLVAATPQHLTARLIEACDSLGIRMLVVADDADAHRHATRVGIADAVDGPLDWSLLDGRPRVDERQLPPVPVVQPGGASRRDGRVIAVWGPHGAPGRTSVAISLAAELASAGLGVVLADADTHAASIAPALGMLDEAPGFAAACRLAGIGGLDAAQFDRLAQPHRAGASVIRVLTGIGRAARWPELGGERVAGVLTAARRMCDALVVDVAASLEDDDEVVSDLAAPRRNAATLEVLRSADVVVAVAAADPVGIARFLRAHAELTEVVDLERIVIAVNKVRASAIGLNPGGQVTQTLARFGGISDVVLIPWEPAGFDSALLGGATIIDTAPRSAARAAIRALAERTHPTLAANGARRRRTRRLA; via the coding sequence ATGCTCATCGCCCTCGCCGTGCCCTTCGATGTCGAGCAGCGGCTGACCGAGTCGGCCGCACACCACGGGCACGAGGTCGCCGTGGTCGCATCCGGGGGAGACGAGCTCGCGCTGCGCCTGCCGCACCTGCCGGTGGAGAGAGTGCTCGTCGCGGCGACGCCGCAGCATCTCACCGCGCGGCTCATCGAGGCGTGCGATTCGCTGGGCATCCGGATGCTCGTGGTCGCCGATGACGCCGACGCTCACCGCCACGCCACCCGCGTCGGCATCGCCGATGCCGTGGACGGACCGCTCGACTGGAGTCTGCTCGATGGCCGCCCGCGCGTGGACGAGCGCCAGCTCCCCCCGGTTCCCGTCGTGCAGCCGGGAGGCGCATCGCGCCGCGACGGTCGGGTGATCGCGGTGTGGGGCCCGCACGGCGCCCCTGGGCGCACGAGCGTCGCGATCTCGCTCGCAGCGGAGCTCGCCTCCGCGGGGCTCGGCGTCGTGCTCGCCGATGCCGACACGCATGCCGCCTCCATCGCCCCTGCCCTCGGGATGCTCGACGAGGCTCCCGGCTTCGCCGCTGCCTGTCGGCTGGCGGGCATCGGCGGGCTCGACGCGGCCCAGTTCGACCGGCTCGCGCAGCCGCATCGCGCCGGGGCATCCGTGATCCGCGTGCTCACCGGCATCGGCCGGGCGGCGCGCTGGCCCGAGCTCGGGGGAGAGCGCGTCGCGGGTGTGCTGACGGCGGCACGGCGGATGTGCGATGCGCTTGTCGTCGACGTGGCGGCGAGTCTCGAAGACGACGATGAGGTCGTGAGCGATCTCGCGGCGCCGCGCCGGAACGCCGCGACCCTCGAGGTGCTGCGCTCCGCTGACGTCGTCGTCGCGGTCGCCGCCGCCGATCCTGTCGGCATCGCCCGGTTCCTGCGGGCACACGCGGAGCTCACGGAGGTCGTCGACCTCGAGCGCATCGTGATCGCCGTGAACAAGGTGCGGGCGAGCGCGATCGGGCTGAACCCCGGCGGCCAGGTCACCCAGACTCTCGCGCGATTCGGCGGCATCTCGGACGTCGTGCTCATCCCGTGGGAGCCTGCGGGTTTCGACTCCGCACTGCTCGGCGGCGCCACGATCATCGACACGGCGCCGCGCTCGGCGGCGCGCGCCGCGATCCGTGCGCTCGCCGAACGCACCCACCCCACGCTCGCCGCGAACGGGGCGCGGCGGCGCCGCACGCGGCGACTAGCCTAG
- a CDS encoding helix-turn-helix domain-containing protein, with protein MTTEHDSGLGRFLTVADTAEILNISISQVYAIVRSGELPAIRIGRQGQWRVERDVLEGYIAAKYEETRRMSLWQQADFTELPEIFARAPRLD; from the coding sequence ATGACCACGGAGCACGACTCCGGCCTCGGCCGTTTCCTCACCGTCGCCGACACCGCCGAGATCCTCAACATCTCGATCAGCCAGGTGTACGCGATCGTGCGAAGCGGCGAACTGCCCGCCATCCGCATCGGGCGGCAGGGTCAGTGGCGCGTCGAGCGTGACGTGCTCGAGGGCTACATCGCCGCGAAGTACGAGGAGACCCGCCGGATGAGTCTGTGGCAGCAAGCCGACTTCACGGAGCTTCCTGAGATCTTCGCGCGCGCTCCCCGCCTCGACTGA
- a CDS encoding Rv3235 family protein, whose protein sequence is MATAGMATTAAAARPLPRRVSDEEHFGPQPARSSELPDPRPLLENLTRCVIEILAGARDLEQIARWVDDSVYKTLLTRVMFATRARQTTGRPATRPVFSIGSLVVCEPRDGVVEAVVVVVGRARARAVAIRLEGLDRRWRATALHVL, encoded by the coding sequence ATGGCCACTGCAGGCATGGCGACCACCGCGGCGGCCGCACGCCCCCTCCCCCGCCGCGTCTCCGACGAGGAGCACTTCGGCCCCCAGCCCGCGAGGAGCAGCGAGCTGCCCGATCCACGCCCGCTGCTCGAGAACCTCACCCGCTGCGTCATCGAGATCCTCGCGGGCGCTCGCGATCTCGAGCAGATCGCACGATGGGTCGACGACAGCGTCTACAAGACGCTCCTCACACGCGTCATGTTCGCGACGCGTGCCCGCCAGACGACGGGCCGCCCCGCCACCCGTCCGGTGTTCTCGATCGGATCGCTCGTGGTGTGCGAACCGCGCGACGGCGTCGTCGAAGCGGTCGTCGTGGTCGTGGGCCGCGCTCGGGCTCGCGCCGTCGCCATCCGCCTCGAAGGCCTCGACCGCCGCTGGCGTGCCACCGCGCTTCACGTGCTCTGA
- the secA gene encoding preprotein translocase subunit SecA — protein sequence MANVVEKVLRVGEGRVIRRLKAYAAAVNELEDAFSELTDEELRAETAEFRERYANGETLDDLLPEAFAAVREASKRTLGMRHFDVQIMGGAALHLGNIAEMKTGEGKTLVATTAAYLNAIASRGVHVITVNDFLASYQSELMGRVFRALGMTTGCILAGQTPAERREQYAADITYGTNNEFGFDYLRDNMAWQSSDLVQRGHFFAIVDEVDSILIDEARTPLIISGPSSGEANRWFGEFASIAKRLVEGVDFEVDEKKRTVGVLEPGIEKVEDYLGIENLYESANTPLISFLNNSIKARALFKRDKDYVVMNGEVLIVDEHTGRILQGRRYNEGIHQAIEAKEGVQIKAENQTLATVTLQNYFRLYNKLAGMTGTAETEAAEFMSTYKLGVVAIPTNRPMIRKDQPDLIYKNEQVKFEQVVEDIVERHRTGQPVLVGTTSVEKSEYLSKALAKRGVKHEVLNAKNHAREAAIIAQAGQLGAVTVATNMAGRGTDIMLGGNAEFLAVAEMNNRGLSPTETPEEYEAAWDGVFEEVKERVEKDAEKVREAGGLYVLGTERHESRRIDNQLRGRSGRQGDPGESRFYLSLQDDLMRLFNTGAAEMLMRGAPDDLPIESKAVSRAIRSAQTQVEQRNAEIRKNVLKYDDVLNRQREAIYSDRRHILEGDDLHDRVQAFLEDVISDVIDQHTADGHSDDWDLEALWTELKTLYPVSITVDEVIGEAGSRGGLKAKLLKEEVLSDARIAYERRENQLGAPAMRELERRVVLSVIDRRWREHLYEMDYLKDGIGLRAMAQRDPLVEYQREGYALYQSMMGSIREESVGFLFNLEVEVTGADGQARVAAKGLGAQAPQQGLSYSAPSADAAGGVEVRNQRGQVERAATARAQQAAARQAQAPAERGAFGQVVQGDAADAPQNRAQRRAQERKGK from the coding sequence GTGGCGAACGTTGTCGAGAAGGTCCTGCGCGTCGGCGAAGGCCGCGTCATCCGACGGCTGAAGGCATACGCCGCAGCCGTCAACGAACTCGAGGACGCGTTCTCCGAGCTCACGGACGAGGAGCTGCGCGCCGAGACCGCGGAGTTCCGCGAGCGCTACGCGAACGGCGAGACGCTGGACGACCTCCTGCCGGAGGCTTTCGCCGCCGTGCGCGAGGCATCCAAGCGCACCCTCGGCATGCGGCACTTCGACGTGCAGATCATGGGTGGTGCCGCGCTTCACCTCGGCAACATCGCCGAGATGAAGACCGGTGAAGGAAAGACCCTCGTCGCGACGACGGCCGCGTACCTCAACGCGATCGCCTCGCGCGGCGTGCACGTCATCACCGTCAACGACTTCCTCGCGAGCTACCAGTCGGAGCTCATGGGTCGTGTGTTCCGCGCCCTGGGTATGACGACGGGCTGCATCCTCGCCGGCCAGACGCCTGCCGAGCGCCGTGAGCAGTACGCCGCCGACATCACGTACGGCACCAACAACGAGTTCGGCTTCGACTACCTGCGCGACAACATGGCGTGGCAGTCGAGCGACCTGGTGCAGCGCGGCCACTTCTTCGCGATCGTCGACGAGGTCGACTCGATCCTCATCGACGAGGCGCGCACCCCGCTCATCATCTCCGGCCCCTCGTCGGGTGAGGCGAACCGCTGGTTCGGGGAGTTCGCGAGCATCGCCAAGCGCCTCGTGGAGGGCGTCGACTTCGAGGTCGACGAGAAGAAGCGCACCGTCGGCGTGCTCGAGCCCGGCATCGAGAAGGTCGAGGACTACCTCGGCATCGAGAACCTGTACGAATCGGCGAACACCCCGCTCATCTCGTTCCTCAACAACTCGATCAAGGCGCGCGCGCTCTTCAAGCGCGACAAGGACTACGTCGTCATGAACGGCGAGGTGCTCATCGTCGACGAGCACACGGGCCGCATCCTGCAGGGCCGCCGCTACAACGAGGGCATCCACCAGGCGATCGAGGCGAAGGAAGGGGTGCAGATCAAGGCCGAGAACCAGACTCTCGCGACCGTCACCCTGCAGAACTACTTCCGCCTCTACAACAAGCTCGCCGGCATGACGGGTACCGCCGAGACCGAAGCGGCCGAGTTCATGTCGACCTACAAGCTCGGCGTCGTCGCGATCCCGACGAACAGGCCGATGATCCGCAAGGACCAGCCCGACCTCATCTACAAGAACGAGCAGGTCAAGTTCGAGCAGGTCGTCGAGGACATCGTCGAGCGCCACCGCACGGGCCAGCCGGTCCTCGTCGGCACGACGAGCGTCGAGAAGAGCGAGTACCTCTCGAAGGCACTCGCCAAGCGCGGCGTGAAGCACGAGGTGCTCAACGCCAAGAACCACGCTCGTGAGGCCGCGATCATCGCCCAGGCGGGTCAGCTCGGTGCCGTGACCGTCGCCACCAACATGGCCGGTCGTGGAACCGACATCATGCTCGGCGGAAACGCCGAGTTCCTCGCTGTCGCCGAGATGAACAACCGCGGGCTGAGCCCCACCGAGACTCCGGAGGAGTACGAGGCGGCGTGGGACGGCGTCTTCGAAGAGGTCAAGGAGCGCGTCGAGAAGGACGCCGAGAAGGTTCGCGAGGCCGGCGGCCTCTACGTGCTCGGCACCGAGCGTCACGAATCGCGACGCATCGACAACCAGCTGCGCGGCCGCTCCGGTCGTCAGGGTGACCCCGGCGAGAGCCGCTTCTACCTGTCGCTGCAGGACGACCTCATGCGCCTGTTCAACACGGGTGCCGCCGAGATGCTCATGCGCGGCGCACCCGACGACCTGCCGATCGAGTCGAAGGCCGTGTCGCGTGCCATCCGCTCGGCCCAGACCCAGGTCGAGCAGCGCAACGCCGAGATCCGCAAGAACGTCCTCAAGTACGACGACGTCCTCAACCGCCAGCGCGAGGCGATCTACTCCGACCGCCGCCACATCCTCGAAGGCGACGACCTGCACGACCGCGTGCAGGCGTTCCTCGAGGACGTCATCTCGGACGTCATCGACCAGCACACCGCCGACGGCCACAGCGATGACTGGGACCTCGAGGCGCTGTGGACCGAGCTCAAGACCCTGTACCCGGTGTCGATCACGGTCGACGAGGTCATCGGCGAGGCGGGTTCGCGCGGCGGGCTCAAGGCGAAGCTGCTCAAGGAGGAGGTGCTCTCGGATGCGCGCATCGCGTATGAGCGCCGCGAGAACCAGCTCGGAGCCCCGGCGATGCGCGAGCTCGAGCGTCGCGTCGTGCTGAGCGTCATCGATCGTCGTTGGCGCGAGCACCTCTACGAGATGGATTACCTCAAGGACGGCATCGGCCTGCGCGCCATGGCGCAGCGCGACCCGCTCGTCGAATATCAGCGTGAGGGCTACGCGCTCTACCAGAGCATGATGGGCTCGATCCGCGAGGAGTCGGTCGGCTTCCTGTTCAACCTCGAGGTCGAGGTGACGGGCGCCGATGGTCAGGCGCGCGTCGCGGCCAAGGGGCTCGGTGCGCAGGCACCGCAGCAGGGGCTCAGCTACTCGGCGCCGAGCGCCGACGCGGCGGGCGGCGTCGAGGTGCGCAACCAGCGCGGCCAGGTGGAGCGCGCCGCGACGGCGCGTGCCCAGCAGGCCGCCGCGCGCCAGGCGCAGGCTCCCGCCGAGCGCGGAGCGTTCGGCCAGGTTGTGCAGGGTGACGCCGCGGATGCTCCGCAGAACCGCGCGCAGCGTCGCGCTCAGGAGCGCAAGGGCAAGTAA
- the hpf gene encoding ribosome hibernation-promoting factor, HPF/YfiA family, whose amino-acid sequence MDVTITGRNVEIPDRFEDYVNEKSEKVEKLADKALALEVRVIRHARESGASGDDRAELTLIGPGPVVRAEAEARDKYAAFDLAYDKLIERIRKAKDRRKVHRGNHRPASLSEVSATGFRSVDVEPASAEVIEKVATGSIPTIEEEPEKEWSPVVIREKIFPAELMTSEEAVDRMELVGHDFFLFIDARTDRPSVVYRRKGWDYGVIGLDNEAVVASERR is encoded by the coding sequence ATGGATGTCACCATCACCGGACGGAACGTCGAGATCCCGGACCGCTTCGAGGACTACGTCAACGAGAAGTCCGAGAAGGTCGAAAAGCTCGCCGACAAGGCGCTGGCACTCGAAGTCCGGGTCATCCGTCACGCACGCGAAAGCGGCGCCTCGGGGGACGACCGCGCCGAGCTGACGCTCATCGGCCCCGGACCGGTCGTGCGCGCGGAGGCGGAAGCACGGGACAAGTACGCGGCCTTCGACCTCGCCTACGACAAGCTCATCGAGCGCATCCGCAAGGCCAAGGATCGCCGCAAGGTGCACCGCGGCAACCACCGCCCCGCCTCGCTGAGCGAGGTATCCGCCACCGGATTCCGCAGCGTCGACGTCGAACCCGCGAGCGCCGAAGTGATCGAGAAGGTCGCCACAGGCTCGATCCCCACCATCGAGGAAGAACCCGAGAAGGAGTGGAGCCCCGTCGTCATCCGCGAGAAGATCTTCCCCGCCGAGCTCATGACGAGCGAAGAGGCGGTCGACCGGATGGAGCTCGTCGGCCACGACTTCTTCCTCTTCATCGACGCGCGCACCGATCGCCCGAGCGTCGTCTACCGCCGAAAGGGCTGGGACTACGGAGTGATCGGCCTCGACAATGAAGCGGTGGTCGCCTCCGAACGACGCTGA
- a CDS encoding ComF family protein: protein MRGALLALKDGRTSLADPLAPLLVAALGQLRAEASLETGAEVELCRVPTSRRAFRRRGFDPVRVLTRAADLDTRRVLRAAAGHSDQKGLARSERLQNLADVHRARGWLAGRRFVIVDDIVTTGSTLRAVADALRASGGHVIGAIAVAATPRTGHASEPLGRHPARDGDKRRSAHYGGRKGEKGTTA from the coding sequence GTGAGAGGTGCGCTGCTGGCGCTCAAGGATGGGCGCACATCGCTCGCCGATCCGCTCGCGCCTCTGCTGGTCGCCGCTCTCGGGCAGCTGCGTGCGGAGGCATCGCTCGAGACAGGGGCGGAGGTCGAGCTGTGCCGCGTCCCCACGAGTCGCCGGGCATTCCGGCGGCGCGGATTCGATCCCGTGCGCGTGCTCACCCGCGCCGCGGACCTCGACACCCGCCGCGTGCTGCGTGCGGCCGCGGGCCACAGCGACCAAAAGGGCCTGGCGCGGAGCGAGCGCCTGCAGAACCTCGCCGATGTGCACCGCGCTCGGGGCTGGCTCGCGGGTCGCCGCTTCGTCATCGTCGACGACATCGTGACCACGGGCTCCACGCTCCGCGCCGTGGCAGACGCGCTCCGCGCCTCAGGTGGACATGTCATCGGAGCGATCGCGGTGGCAGCGACGCCGCGCACAGGGCACGCTTCCGAACCTCTCGGCAGACATCCGGCGCGTGATGGTGACAAGAGAAGGTCGGCCCACTACGGTGGGCGAAAAGGCGAGAAGGGAACGACCGCCTGA